One genomic window of Geodermatophilus sp. DSM 44513 includes the following:
- a CDS encoding SRPBCC family protein gives MGQVVATAEHVVAAPVDRVRSALADYEGVRPRVLPEQYSAYRVQSGGQGAGTRVAWRFAATSKRVRDQLVEVSQPDPDTLVETDTRSSMVTTWTLHPADAGATTVRVRTTWNGAGGIGGFFERTFAPRGLRRTQEELLTRLDRELATR, from the coding sequence ATGGGTCAGGTCGTCGCCACCGCCGAGCACGTCGTCGCAGCCCCCGTGGACCGGGTGCGTTCCGCTCTCGCCGACTACGAGGGGGTGCGGCCCCGCGTGCTGCCCGAGCAGTACAGCGCCTACCGGGTGCAGAGCGGCGGGCAGGGCGCGGGCACCCGGGTGGCCTGGCGGTTCGCCGCCACCTCCAAGCGGGTGCGCGACCAGCTCGTGGAGGTCAGCCAGCCCGACCCGGACACCCTGGTCGAGACCGACACCCGCTCCTCCATGGTCACCACCTGGACGCTGCACCCCGCCGACGCCGGGGCGACCACCGTCCGGGTGCGCACCACCTGGAACGGCGCCGGCGGCATCGGCGGCTTCTTCGAGCGGACCTTCGCCCCCCGCGGGCTGCGCCGGACCCAGGAAGAGCTGCTCACCCGCCTGGACCGCGAGCTCGCCACCCGCTGA